A region of Dermochelys coriacea isolate rDerCor1 chromosome 1, rDerCor1.pri.v4, whole genome shotgun sequence DNA encodes the following proteins:
- the USP18 gene encoding ubl carboxyl-terminal hydrolase 18 isoform X1, which yields MLLMGQGIGCPEKSRKSELALNQSMRKEEDGEERREEAVERGDQQLRALCGVADLNNGAIGLYNMGLSCCLNSLLQVFFMNTHFTMILRRIRVPIVHAEQKASVPYQMLLLLEQMQRSKQRAVSPQELVRCLTVHNLKLFVQYDAAHLFLSLWNLIKSQITDWELADRLTTLYTIRVQEYLVCQKCSFETRRGSDMLTLPLPMFNSHSQRLKTLEDSLRCFFQPEQLTDNNMCLCEQCERKTPSLQGMKLTCLPQTLILHLKRFCYRKSSWTQKISYPLPFPQSLDFNHILTQEQFHPDAKEKADWQYDLFGVVAHSGLASFGHYCAYIRSLTESKWYCFNDSSVCQVLWDDVKCTYGNSHFYWGETAYLLVYMRKNPQ from the exons ATGCTGTTGATGGGCCAGGGAATTGGCTGTCCAGAGAAAAGCAGAAAGTCAGAGCTGGCACTAAACCAGAGCATGAGGAAGGAGGAAGATGGAGAAGAGCGCAGAGAGGAAGCTGTGGAGAGAGGTGACCAGCAGCTAAGAGCTCTCTGTGGTGTGGCAGACTTAAACAATG GAGCCATTGGGCTATACAATATGGGACTGAGCTGCTGCCTGAATTCTCTGCTTCAGGTGTTCTTCATGAACACACACTTCACCATGATACTACGAAG GATCAGAGTCCCGATAGTACATGCAGAACAAAAGGCAAGTGTCCCATACCAAATGCTCTTGCTGTTGGAACAGATGCAGCGTAGCAAACAGAGAGCCGTATCTCCCCAGGAACTTGTCCGCTGTCTCACTGTGCACAATTTGAAAT TGTTTGTCCAGTATGATGCTGCTCACCTCTTCCTAAGCCTCTGGAACCTCATTAAGAGTCAGATCACAGACTGGGAGCTG GCTGACAGGTTGACCACGCTGTACACTATCCGGGTGCAGGAGTATCTGGTTTGTCAGAAGTGCTCCTTTGAAACAAGGAGGGGCAGCGACATGTTAACCCTCCCACTCCCAATGTTTAATTCCCATTCTCAGCGACTGAAGACACTG GAGGATTCCTTGCGTTGCTTTTTCCAGCCTGAACAGCTGACTGACAACAACATGTGTCTCTGTGAACAGTGTGAAAGGAAAACACCAAGTCTGCAG GGCATGAAGCTAACATGTCTGCCACAGACCCTCATCCTTCACCTAAAGCGCTTCTGCTACAGGAAATCTTCCTGGACTCAGAAGATCAGCTACCCTCTGCCTTTTCCACAAAGCCTTGATTTCAACCATATCCTGACACAAGAGCAGTTTCACCCAGATGCCAAAGAGAAG GCAGATTGGCAGTATGATCTCTTTGGTGTTGTTGCTCACTCAGGATTAGCCAGCTTTGGTCACTATTGTGCCTACATTCGGAGTCTCACGGAAAGCAAATGGTACTGCTTCAATGATTCCAGTGTCTGTCAG
- the USP18 gene encoding ubl carboxyl-terminal hydrolase 18 isoform X2, whose translation MLLMGQGIGCPEKSRKSELALNQSMRKEEDGEERREEAVERGDQQLRALCGVADLNNGAIGLYNMGLSCCLNSLLQVFFMNTHFTMILRRIRVPIVHAEQKASVPYQMLLLLEQMQRSKQRAVSPQELVRCLTVHNLKLFVQYDAAHLFLSLWNLIKSQITDWELADRLTTLYTIRVQEYLVCQKCSFETRRGSDMLTLPLPMFNSHSQRLKTLEDSLRCFFQPEQLTDNNMCLCEQCERKTPSLQGMKLTCLPQTLILHLKRFCYRKSSWTQKISYPLPFPQSLDFNHILTQEQFHPDAKEKADWQYDLFGVVAHSGLASFGHYCAYIRSLTESKWYCFNDSSVCQG comes from the exons ATGCTGTTGATGGGCCAGGGAATTGGCTGTCCAGAGAAAAGCAGAAAGTCAGAGCTGGCACTAAACCAGAGCATGAGGAAGGAGGAAGATGGAGAAGAGCGCAGAGAGGAAGCTGTGGAGAGAGGTGACCAGCAGCTAAGAGCTCTCTGTGGTGTGGCAGACTTAAACAATG GAGCCATTGGGCTATACAATATGGGACTGAGCTGCTGCCTGAATTCTCTGCTTCAGGTGTTCTTCATGAACACACACTTCACCATGATACTACGAAG GATCAGAGTCCCGATAGTACATGCAGAACAAAAGGCAAGTGTCCCATACCAAATGCTCTTGCTGTTGGAACAGATGCAGCGTAGCAAACAGAGAGCCGTATCTCCCCAGGAACTTGTCCGCTGTCTCACTGTGCACAATTTGAAAT TGTTTGTCCAGTATGATGCTGCTCACCTCTTCCTAAGCCTCTGGAACCTCATTAAGAGTCAGATCACAGACTGGGAGCTG GCTGACAGGTTGACCACGCTGTACACTATCCGGGTGCAGGAGTATCTGGTTTGTCAGAAGTGCTCCTTTGAAACAAGGAGGGGCAGCGACATGTTAACCCTCCCACTCCCAATGTTTAATTCCCATTCTCAGCGACTGAAGACACTG GAGGATTCCTTGCGTTGCTTTTTCCAGCCTGAACAGCTGACTGACAACAACATGTGTCTCTGTGAACAGTGTGAAAGGAAAACACCAAGTCTGCAG GGCATGAAGCTAACATGTCTGCCACAGACCCTCATCCTTCACCTAAAGCGCTTCTGCTACAGGAAATCTTCCTGGACTCAGAAGATCAGCTACCCTCTGCCTTTTCCACAAAGCCTTGATTTCAACCATATCCTGACACAAGAGCAGTTTCACCCAGATGCCAAAGAGAAG GCAGATTGGCAGTATGATCTCTTTGGTGTTGTTGCTCACTCAGGATTAGCCAGCTTTGGTCACTATTGTGCCTACATTCGGAGTCTCACGGAAAGCAAATGGTACTGCTTCAATGATTCCAGTGTCTGTCAG
- the USP18 gene encoding ubl carboxyl-terminal hydrolase 18 isoform X3: MLLMGQGIGCPEKSRKSELALNQSMRKEEDGEERREEAVERGDQQLRALCGVADLNNGAIGLYNMGLSCCLNSLLQVFFMNTHFTMILRRIRVPIVHAEQKASVPYQMLLLLEQMQRSKQRAVSPQELVRCLTVHNLKLFVQYDAAHLFLSLWNLIKSQITDWELADRLTTLYTIRVQEYLVCQKCSFETRRGSDMLTLPLPMFNSHSQRLKTLEDSLRCFFQPEQLTDNNMCLCEQCERKTPSLQGMKLTCLPQTLILHLKRFCYRKSSWTQKISYPLPFPQSLDFNHILTQEQFHPDAKEKVLWDDVKCTYGNSHFYWGETAYLLVYMRKNPQ, translated from the exons ATGCTGTTGATGGGCCAGGGAATTGGCTGTCCAGAGAAAAGCAGAAAGTCAGAGCTGGCACTAAACCAGAGCATGAGGAAGGAGGAAGATGGAGAAGAGCGCAGAGAGGAAGCTGTGGAGAGAGGTGACCAGCAGCTAAGAGCTCTCTGTGGTGTGGCAGACTTAAACAATG GAGCCATTGGGCTATACAATATGGGACTGAGCTGCTGCCTGAATTCTCTGCTTCAGGTGTTCTTCATGAACACACACTTCACCATGATACTACGAAG GATCAGAGTCCCGATAGTACATGCAGAACAAAAGGCAAGTGTCCCATACCAAATGCTCTTGCTGTTGGAACAGATGCAGCGTAGCAAACAGAGAGCCGTATCTCCCCAGGAACTTGTCCGCTGTCTCACTGTGCACAATTTGAAAT TGTTTGTCCAGTATGATGCTGCTCACCTCTTCCTAAGCCTCTGGAACCTCATTAAGAGTCAGATCACAGACTGGGAGCTG GCTGACAGGTTGACCACGCTGTACACTATCCGGGTGCAGGAGTATCTGGTTTGTCAGAAGTGCTCCTTTGAAACAAGGAGGGGCAGCGACATGTTAACCCTCCCACTCCCAATGTTTAATTCCCATTCTCAGCGACTGAAGACACTG GAGGATTCCTTGCGTTGCTTTTTCCAGCCTGAACAGCTGACTGACAACAACATGTGTCTCTGTGAACAGTGTGAAAGGAAAACACCAAGTCTGCAG GGCATGAAGCTAACATGTCTGCCACAGACCCTCATCCTTCACCTAAAGCGCTTCTGCTACAGGAAATCTTCCTGGACTCAGAAGATCAGCTACCCTCTGCCTTTTCCACAAAGCCTTGATTTCAACCATATCCTGACACAAGAGCAGTTTCACCCAGATGCCAAAGAGAAG